The Tursiops truncatus isolate mTurTru1 chromosome 16, mTurTru1.mat.Y, whole genome shotgun sequence genome contains the following window.
AATTTAACCTGTAAATTTTAATGTCTCCTATAAAAGACTAAGTGGAACAATTCAGTCTATTGCCATATTCCATCACCAATGACAGCAacctgaatatatacatatcAGAAAAGGATGGTTCACATGAAAACAACCTCTGGCATTTagttaaagaaagaataatttcaaaagcaaaaatatgtaGCTTGAAAATTAAATCTACAGGGATAATAGCTGTTAAGAAAATGACACTGAGCTGTCATATCTGCTGTAACTACTCAAAATAATTTCAGGTTCTGACATTGGGCTGCCtcaataatttgttttataaaaataactgaatccaAGCTTCACTATTGTGGGTCAATGAAATATAAGAGACTCACAAAGGCTTAGAACCCAGCCTCGCACCATGTGCTtacttgggggcagggggagaacaCATAGCTCACTAGCAGCTCCAAGGCTGCTATGTACTGCCTAATGACAGAAGGTAGTTATGATATGGGCCTTTGCAGGTagtcatttttagtttaatttagaGTTCTCTCCAGAAAATTGGGAACTAAACTTCTCATTGTGCCTTACTGTTTTACTATCTGATCCCATATAGCTCATCTTATATATAGCTCAGGTAAAATGTTGGGGAATGGAAATGCCAACTGGTTGAGGTAATGGTTTATATAAGATAACCAGAGTTCTAAAAGCACTTCAATATTGTAAAGTAAAAGTGTACCAAATAAAGCTAATACACACTTCACACTTGTTGAGCTTGCTCACCAGAACTGAACAGTAATTAACTTCACTTAAGGACCCCTATTATCACACAAAGCCTTACTCATATCCATGATCTGCTGCAGCAAAGGTTTATCAAGCAACATCTAAACTTCAGAATAACAACAAACTTAACATTAAAAAGtattatacacaaatataaattatttttcctgaaagAGAGACCTTGTCCTTCACGGTATTTGGGGAACAGAATAAAGTGTATAGCTCATCACAAACACAGTTCAGTCACCTGTAAGCCTACTAAACAAAAGTAATATACTACATTACTGTCAAGCTTGATGACTGTTTCAAAAGTGAGAAAGCTAATGATAAAAATACCAACTAGATATCCTTCCACGgaattagtgtttttgattttatAGTGCCATAGCTTATCTACTCTACATCTATGTTCTCTCATAAAAAAATGTAGGAGttgattttaaatacattatctcCTAATATTATTTTGAGTCATATCATAGAGTTGGAGTAATGTCATCATCTGCCTActgaaaaatgaaaggagaaaaggctTTTGTGACAAAGATAGCTGTGAACTATACTTTCCCATACCATAAAAATGGTCAGCTGTTGTTTGGGCCATGCAAAACTCTGATTAGCAGAAATTAAGCATGCGAATAGACCAATCTCTATTACACATTTAGGAGGATGTTCCCAAACTAGAATATCTACACTGAAAGTGCCAATACAGAATAGTGGCAAATCAAGAGGGAAACCAAATATTACGGGATCACTGCGGCACCAAGACTGACATGACAGCCAGCCACGTGATGAGCCACATCCAAGAAACACATGGTATAATGGAACTCTGAACacaaaatttaacattaaaaGTGCACCTGAATATTACAAACTAACTTTACAAAACCTACAATAaggtaaaatatatatcttttgaaatattcagcagctttctgtattttttttaatttttttttttttttttttggagaggcTCATGAAATTTAAAAGGGACCACTATCTAATTTCAACCATGCTTCACAAAACAATAATGGCTATTTTATATTGCAGTTACCAGTGTAATGCAATTAGTGCTTTAAAATAATCTACactcaaaaagaaagagagagaccgaCCGACCTTTGGAGGAAATATTCAAAAgcttcttggaaaagaaaagttaCCTGAATATCAAGTCATGACTGATCTCAAGTGTAATGTTTAAAAGCTTCACAGACATGAATATTACAATCTTCAGGTCTCAGGACTTTTAATCTGAGAAAGTTTagagtttggtttgttttttaaattcactttctaACCAAAACAAATAATAGAAGTACTCAAATTTTCACTATTTACAACTCAGCCTACAATCTGAAATGACACAATACAAGTTCTCTTATTTAAACTGCAGCATTAAAGGGTAGGCACACCATTCTTCTGCTGCTCGATTGTCATCCACTGAAACacacatagaaaatatttatgttagtAAAATGATCACTCCATGTACACTACAATGACAAAATTTACATAACTCAACTCATACATCACTTTAGAGACTACCACATAGGATTAAAACCTCTCTGAACAGTAAAACTCTACAAAAGTTGAACTTTTAGGGCCAGATTTTTAAATGGGCCTTTAATGATGCCTTTCTGAGGGGATAAAAACAAGCACAAATTAATTGCGCAAAGGACCTTTTTGCATCAATCTTGGGCTACCGAATACCCCCAAACATCATGCAAAAAGGTACCATGGCTGCAATTAATTGTGTGTGACAAATCGAGTGTGGAACAAAGGAGGTGTTCCTTCATAAGCTTAGTCCTTTGCTTTCAGCAAAATTTCTACAACTTCCTTCAACTGCAGATGAAAACCATACATTTCATTAAGTATTTTATTGCAACTTCCAGCTAGGCTAGAAAATACTGCAGAGTCATACACTGCTCTGAACCCAAACTGCTTTTTCTGTTGAGAAGACTAGAAAGCtaagaggaaacaggctcagtcATCCACTGATTAAACTGCTGCACAAAATAACCAAACCAAAAGAGGAACCCAAGCCCAGGCTATGTCAAgaatgtgtgtattttaataaCAGCAATGGTGTGCCTAACCTTTGAACACACAGGTTGCTGAGGGAAAACTATCCTTAACCTAATTAACTGCTCCAAAGTTTCCAGGCAAGAATTTATGCCTTGGGAATATCTGGACCTACTTCTCAAACTGTTAGTATCCATCAGAAATCATCAACCTCAATTTAACGCTccaagttttgattttattttacacaaaaactccagtgatttttttgtttgtttttggttaagCATTTAGAAGGGGCTGACCACCTTTCTCAGCAGATTAGAATATAGGGTGTATGTGGGGTGGATTTTGTTTTGCACAAAGAGTAATTTTAATTTGGTCACAAtgcaaaattaaatttcatgGGCTTTATTTACCTGTTATTCTTGCAAAAAAgttgtagaaaataaatgttccaAACCGTATCACTGTAATTTTAAAAGCCCATCTCAAAAAAAACCTTAGGTGTTCTTTAAGGAGTGCTTATACAAAACACAGTCTGAAAGATCCTGAACTGTGTGCTAAACAACCATAAAATTCAgctaaatatcagaaaaagttAAGAAGGGGACAGTATGTAGgatgccaaaaaaaagaaaaaaagagttcaaagcaacaaataaaactaaaaaaaaaacccctgccCCCTTGTACTAGTATCTGAATTAGTTAAAAAAGAATTGCTAAGCAGCTTGACTTCTCATTGAATTATTGTCAGAACTGAAATGCAACCTAAATCATTTTAGGTTACCTTGGGGTTGTGTTCTTTCTCTCACCACAAACATGGATTCTTCACTTATGTGGATATTTGAGCAGATTACTGAGGCTGTAAAATCTAGATACCACTTTTGCAATATTATAATTACACACATTTCCCCCCTATTTCTCCCATCCCCCAAAAAAcagatcttaaatattttaaaatagttgctGCAACTGACATTTAGTTGTTAGTTAGCACATGATCAAATCTGTAAAAGGATttaagaatacaaagaaacttaaTTTGCTAAAATGAGGCATCCTCTATTGTTTTATGTAATGTACCCTGACTGCTCCTGAGTAAGAACGGAGCTCGTCCTCCATGAGATAAGGCTATATCCTCACTTGTTGGTGAGACCAAATTCTACCCTTAGAAAATCCCAAATGAAGTAACAGCAAAGGTAGTGTTACAACGTAATTGAAGCATTTTTGAAGGTAGTGTGTGCACATTTTCCACCTCCTTCCCCCCTCTGGGTGAGCACTAAATAGATTGCTAATTTGTTAAGTAAACTTAATAGtgagaaggaaatcataaaatgttaATTGACCCAAATAATTATTTATCATTGAATAGCCAAATTTCTTAAATTCAAAAGTTCATTGTTCTTGGTTTCTTTAGTTTAACCCTTAAATTAGTTgaatctcagaagaaaaaaatgtgaataatttcATAAGATGGCTTTCCAATTTGCAATAATAAAGCTCCCAATATGACAGAGGTGGTCTCTAAAAgggggcttttttcttttcttttcttttaaataaaggcaaatataacttaagaaaaaaaaaagaaaagcatgcaGGCTCTACAGGCAAGGAGTCCACTTCCATGTATCTGTTCTCTGTGAGGTAACTCAATTCTCTTTTGTAGAGAAACATGCAAAAGGCCAAACAATATCCCGAGCCATACTGCACacgaaaattttaaaatatgcaacatTCAGAATGCACCTTTCACCCCTGTACACACAAGTCAATGCAAAATCTGCAAAGAAACAAGTGTCACAGTAAATGAAGTTAGGTGCAAGCAATGACAGCTGAACAATGCAGTAGTGCTCACCCAGTTTGTACAGTAATTGGCACTCTACAGTATTCCTACTCATTTTTTGATTCATTTGCACTTTGTGCTGCCTCTCCCTGGGGATCTAATTCAATCTTTACAGAAACATCTGGCCCCTCCGACCTCATtaacttcatctttttctttggaGGGTTTTTCAAAGTGCCCAGCCTCTCCTTTACTTTGTACTCCAGTGTACTGTGGGGAATCCCATAAATACTCTGAGCTTTGGAAACACTCATTTTTCCACTCATAACCACTGAGATTGCTTCCTCCAGTATCTCACTGTTGTACTGTCTGTAACGCCCTCTTTTCTTCCGAGGCTGCTTGGAGCCAGGATCTCCTTCTTGATCCGATGTGGGATATGGCTGTCCAGAGGTAGACTGCTCAGCATCTGAGCCCCAAGAATCGGGTCCAGCATCTAACatgctttttctattttgttttggaaGAATAGCCCTTAATTTTTTACTAAGCGCGCTCTCCGTTTGTGAACCCATTACCAAAGAGCTATAGCTGTACTGATCACCAGTGCGATTTTCCCAAGAAAGATCCATTCCTCGAACTTGTGGTATCTTTAAATCTACAGGAGATGAATGGCTCACATCCTTTTTCCCATCTTGTTTTGCTTGAAGTGCCATTTTTGGAAAGGCAGAGTTTTCTGCAAGAAAAGGAAGGTCACTGATGTTGTTGAGTGCACCATTTCCCCTGAACTTCATACGGCTGAGGTTGAACTCATAATGTGGTTTTGCCCAAGAGGCTTCCCTGGATAATATTAAGTGCTGTCCATGATTCTGTAATCCAGATGGTCCAAGGCTGGCAGCTGTGGACAATTGGTTTCTGCTCAGTAGTTCTTCACTAATCTGCAGGGATCGAGCCAGTGGAACTTTGAGTGATGTGGAGTGTCCAAAACCTTCCCTGGTTCCATCCTGTAAGCTTCTTGGAGGTACCCCATCACCACTCCGAAGTCCGTCTGGGCGGTACTGGCTGGGTCTCCCAGGTCGCCTAATTGGATGGAAGGAAACTGATGTGAGCAGGACTTGCACAGGTAGGGAGGGATGGGTGAGGGGACCACTCCTTTATTAGAAGGCCTTGCTTGGGTAACATCactttgtgttatttatttattttctctaaaatttaaaaaaaatggtctcGGCAGTTAGTTTTAAACTtgttcacaaaaacaaaaacaaaaacaaaaaccaaaaaaacaaaaagaaaaaaaaccaagagcttttgggcaaagaaaaattaaacctgTCAGCTGGTCTCTGGTTGGGTTCACAAATATTCGGAGAAAAAGTTTCGCGCAACTGTCTGAAAATAGCACCttaattattaattacaaagtAATCATCAAGTCTCCGTAGATCTACAAAGAATTGTGTTACCAACGTGACGTTACCACTAAACAAGTACAGTAATAAAAGAGTAagccaaataatttattttaatgcaacATAATTCAACATTCATGACAACCAGCTATAAAACTGGAACAAGTTACATTGGTGGAACCCACAGATAATTGCTCATTTATCCCACAAACAAGTTGATGTTcttatcaaaaaatcaaacaattccAAATgacatttcttattttgcttgGGAAAAAAACCATGGCTACCAGCCCCATGGGGGGAAAccccaaatcaaaacaaaacaaaatacccaTTGAATTATAACTTACCACACTTCTTCATTTTAAAACACCATTAGTTGCAGATACATGAGTACCACTGATTTTCCATTTGAAATAATCCAAGCTTTAAAGAAACTACCCTTTATTTCCCCCAAAACTTTGTTCCTTAAAGTCTACTCAAAGTAATTATTGTCAGACGtatataaacaattttttagcatttttctttagttaaaaaaaacccttcttcTTAAAATaccaaacattaattttaaaattttaagtggacAGCtttcaaataatgtttaaaaaaatcaactactTACACAAAGTTAATTCATAAGGCTTTCATTTTTACAATAGAGAAAGATTATCAATGATAAAACTGGCAACTGGTAAAGTATGCCTAAGGGGAATAATTACATTAACTAGGCACAAAAGTGGAACTTTGCAGAAATAATGGTAAACCAGCTATATTCTCCAAAAGTCTACAGGGACTCTGACGTTACCAGTAAATAACATATAACAATTCAGCTAAAAGATGGCCAGTACTGCCGGTGCTTTTGTCTTCCAGAAAACACTACCACAATCAAAACATTTACTTTCCATGCAGAGGGACAAACACAGCAATTTCAACAATATAATACATAGACCTGGTGGCCAAGTTTAAAGTGAATCTTAAGCAAGGGATGCATTTATGCAAACAGCACTTAGGCTTCTCTTACGTGTGTCCTTAATTACATAACTCAAGTTTTTTgacatataaatggaaccaaatGATTTGGGACCATGATGACTTAGATCTATATTTAGTATGAACTACAGTGAAAAAAAGGGCTTAAGAAAAAATGGTTAGTAAACtatgcaaaatggattaaattaatgttatttttagactgaataaaggagagaaaaaggaagatgatgaaattttagagaaaataaagggaGCATTTCAGAAGTCAGTAAAGGAATCCTTCAATTTGAAGGTAATTAAGAATAAGTTGAAAAAGGTTAGTCCATTTAGTGTCTGCTTACTCCTTTGGTATCTAAACATCTTCCCCATGTTGCTATTCTAAAAGTTAAATAAACCTAAATATTAACTAACTTACCAAAGTTATGTTTCATATTTAGATGAAGCTTATTTTTGGTCACAACACAGTTTTATGGAAATGCCTTCCCAATATGGCATCTAAGCATCTTCATTAATACCTGACCATTTAAAATAGCTACTATGTACACACAGAGGGAGAATTAGACAATTCTTACATCATAAAACTAGGTGGTCAGAAAATTCACTTTAGTCTGCTAATCGCTATCAAAACTGAGCATGTAATAATGTCTTGGCAGCCTAAGATGGTTATCTATCAATATCTACAACCGGTCTtatctaattaaaaacaaaaaatacacacaattATTTTCTGAACTGCCACACAGAATTAAAACTGCAGTTCAAAtcaacaaaccaaaccaaaccataccaaaccaaaccaaaccagaaaaaaacGAACAGCCCCCATACTCCAATCATTAGAGATACCAAGTTAAATATTGGAGCCCAATTTTCATTCAACAACCTCAGCACACAGAATACTGCCTTCACATGTGAACTCTGGAATTACTTAGGTTGGGTTTCACACTCCCAAacactcaacaacaaaaagtccAAAGACATTCTTGCCATATTCCTGATTATTTACTATTTGTACTAAACTGGCAAAATTGACCTATATTTGCCAATTCTAGATTTCAGATTGTGCTTTTACTTGATTGATAGACTAAAAGTAATTTTACTAAAGGCTCACCTGTAACAGTGTTATTCTAAAGGATCAAGTTTTAAAACATACAGGGGAGATTGGCATCAATCTTTGATAAACTGTCCCCTATAAAACTGTGGAAGGCCACAAATATTTTCCCTTACCCGTTCCCTTGAGTACTGGAGCAACCTGGAGAATGGCTCAGGGAAGTGCTGCCAGCACATGGACTTTTCTTAGTGGATAGATCAAGTACACCGTCTGTAGAGATACAAAGAAACACCTGAGGATATTAAAAACTGGGAGCAAATAACTGAATAGGCTAAAAATGTCAAAGCAGTAGGCTTAGTCAACTAAACAGATAAAACTAGCCATATATTTTGAGTTACAAAACCAATTTACTAATAGAATCAGGATATTTTTCCTCCTGAAGTGACATAAACTTAGCAAAGTTTGTTATATCTCATATATCCAAGggttaaatatttcattaatagggcaaaagaaaaggtAAAGCATTAACACTAAAGATGTTAAGATATAGTGAGATATTAGAAATAGCAGTATACACAGTATGAGGTTCTGCCATGGAATTATGAGACatcattttctaaatttaccTTGATCAAAGTATATGAGTTTAATGCCACAATGTCATATGAATTATAAAACCAAATTTCTCAAGAGCTAAGTCTACCTGAAACACCAGGAGTATATAAGTTAGatttggaaaaatttaaatacaaaagtcactttaaaaacaagtttatatGGTTATCGTAAACATATATAACTGTACAAAATAATATGTAAGATGAACCAGTTGTTAACTGTTTATAATTTGCATGTATCCTCTTCGGACACATCTGCAAAACTTGTGTATTTGGAGTCAATCTTTTGGGAAAAATCAGCAGAGATTCAAAATTTACTTGCTGATATTTAATAAAGGCAAGGTTTTTCGATGAATAAGCTATTATAAATTGATGAGCaaagtttaaggaaagaaagaagaatgaaacagtCTTGATACTGATGGGAGCCTCGGGGgataaccatttttttcttttactgatgcTAGACCAAATCACAAATTCATGTTATTAGAACATAAAATTAGAAGACTTTATTCTCCCCCAAAGACTTTTTTACCCTCATAGACATGTCTAGAAAAGAAAACTCATAGTCTGAATAACTTTTAAAGCTGCCATTCTGTCCAAAATTAACAGAGAAGAAAGATAATACTCAATGCCTCTGATTTTCAGTTGGCCTGCAGAGATGCCTGCTATCTAGTTATGTTAAAAATCACCCCAATATAGAACCCACTTGGGACTTATATCTGAGGACACTGTAACTCCCTATTTCAGGCAGTTAGAAATAAATATGCAACTGAGTTTATAAACCAAAAGAAGCCCACAACTCATACACAGTAAGTGTTGTCCTTTAGAGTCACTAATATTTCTAAAAACGTAATCTTATAGAACCAAGTATCCCATTAGCCATCTAACCCAATTAGATACCTAACAAGCAACactgcttaaaatatttccaacCAAAGATAGTACTATTTTCAGTCTGTCTAATCATATTATAGGCAACATATTTTAAATCTACCACTGAAAATATTGTGATTTAAGttgaaaacacattaaaattcaTTAGgagatatacttttaaaaattttgtttcatttaaggtTTATGTACTATAATCCTATCATCTAGTTCAAATTTCTCTTGGTAAGAGCATGCTGTCAACACAACATACCTCTCAAGCATAACACTAACCTTAAGAAGTTAGaccaatttgtatttctgtattgtTAATCTCCATTATTAATACTTTAGATACAACCTCTACGCTGTCATTCTATTGTAAACCTGAAGCTTGTAATGCAATAATTAGAGCAAACAGATTTTTAATGAAAGTTACCAATCTGTGGTAAAGAAAACAATcctcaataaaatagaaaagaacaacTTTACAAACACGGTAACCAAAGGTACAACTAGGAGGTCTAGGAGGCCTCCTGCTAGGAAATCTCTCAGAACTTCAGAGATTTTGATTGCTGCTCACTacacacaaagagaaagaaggcaaAGGAAAGCTATTTAGAAAAATATCCTTTGATAAGCAACTAAAGCCAGTCCATTAAGTGTCATTCCTTCATAAACaacttaaaataagcaaaataaagttCTTTCAAAGAGGTTCTTAGAAGAATTAAACTTATTTACTTTgcaaaataaacatgtatttctcACCAATAAATCCACACTTTTATGAGATTTCTATGGCAATAAAATCTCAGTACTACAGATATCACCAATTTACAATTTGTAGTGGTTCaaacagtggcagagttgaaatGCTCACTTCATCTTTGTGAAATTAAAGGTAAAATGAGATCACAAATCAACACGGATATTTAATTTACTTGAGAGTAACTTTTCAAAGACTCAAGAAATATCTGCTATGCAAAACTGACACCCTCTTAACCTCTTCACTTAATTAGGATCCTCACCAACAGATTACCTTTTGAAAATACTCTAAttagtttataatacagtatatgtatgtatgtgtgtgtatttataaaatactgaatacaGATAACAACCTGGAGTGTGTCTACTGTCTTCTCAATATTTCTAACCtcatgagtttcttttttttaaatgcaaataacaCATATTTTTGCCTCATGATCTCATCTGCAGAATATAACTTCTATCTGACAagatacatttatttctcagataGGTGATAATCCTAAACATTGATGGAAAGGGGGGAAAGTTAATTTTTCAAAGGGGTTTTAAAAACAATGGATATGACAATGCTTGGGAAAGTGTGAACTACTTCTACAAATATGAAGTAACAGCTGTAACCACCGAACTTTCTGGGTGGTACATCAATCATGACTACAAACTACTGATGGGTAAAGTAGCCAATTTATACTTCTTCTCTATCATCGCAGAGTcaggaataatttaaaaatcacattagtTTATCCTATTATTGCTTCTGGTGCCCTACTTgccaatacttttttttctccccaaattaaaaGTATTCTAATTGGACAGAGGAGATCTTGACATCAAACCATACCTTGTTCGCTAGGTTCTGACTGAGACTTTCTGACAGTAAGGTCCAGAGGTGAGTCTTGGTCAGCCATGAGAAGTTTGCTGAGCACAGGGTTCTGAGTAGTTGCAGCCGTGGGAGAGGTGGTGACTGGAGATGCTTTCAGCAGGCTTTGGTTCTTTGTGCTATTGGGCTGGCTGGGGTCCTGAGTAGAGCTATTTTTTGAGGTATATTCAGCAGCAAATTGTTGGATCATTCGCTGCATGATCTCACGGGCCACTAGGGGAATATTGGGGTCGGAGACCCAGGGACTGTCTGTaaacaaagatttatttacttttaaagtggGACAATGTACTAAAAAGAGACAGCTTTCAAGcaaacaaaatttcattttattttttttcttaaaatgcaaTATCCTAAAAATAGTATTCCCTCTTagagttatatttttaatctccAGGCTTATAAAagttgcagatttttaaaaataaaattttaataaaattatttctaaacaccacccccacccccgattATGAAGTCAAATAAAGGGATAACCAATAGTATATCTTATGGGCAAGAATCACTTACCTGATACAGAAATCCCAAAaccctttttaaatgaaataattactcCCCTGTTTACCACCTATAGATTACATCTGGTTTCCCCTAGATCTTTCCTCAACCATAGCTTCCTATATAATTGAAGAATGGAATGCTTAGTTCATGAGGCTTAATTTACTTTCTGCTAAAAGTCTGAAGGCATATCAAGATTATAAAGGAGATAATATTAAGATTCATGATCGGCTAGGGCAATAGTTGTCACACTTTAATATTCATGAAAATCACTTTGAGGGCCTGTaaaaacagattgctgggtcctatcTCC
Protein-coding sequences here:
- the LCOR gene encoding ligand-dependent corepressor isoform X5, which produces MARVCRRQQCSVERRGFRQELDSWRHKLIHCVGPAPQLVYCGGLPCAAATGPAAAPPPVPPSPTRELGDVRGRGSTPWLLSGRRLPRRTPPLPHVPRRRALLRARAAGGRPALGRVRGVRWRWGRREPELSQAPGPPDRAKWGVMAAGGSGCTSSAGGGGGSGRGVNPRRSGRSRFPLCGGRRDHKGLTHIFNPPPKRFESILEGLFGPALLKDLSLFKDCEPESISDWTFDENCLFCCLRRDKVKVLSLKKKICSYGHLVGLDEPASGAGQEALLKREQAKIIRFERQAEEFLNAVFCRKDSPWVSDPNIPLVAREIMQRMIQQFAAEYTSKNSSTQDPSQPNSTKNQSLLKASPVTTSPTAATTQNPVLSKLLMADQDSPLDLTVRKSQSEPSEQDGVLDLSTKKSPCAGSTSLSHSPGCSSTQGNGRPGRPSQYRPDGLRSGDGVPPRSLQDGTREGFGHSTSLKVPLARSLQISEELLSRNQLSTAASLGPSGLQNHGQHLILSREASWAKPHYEFNLSRMKFRGNGALNNISDLPFLAENSAFPKMALQAKQDGKKDVSHSSPVDLKIPQVRGMDLSWENRTGDQYSYSSLVMGSQTESALSKKLRAILPKQNRKSMLDAGPDSWGSDAEQSTSGQPYPTSDQEGDPGSKQPRKKRGRYRQYNSEILEEAISVVMSGKMSVSKAQSIYGIPHSTLEYKVKERLGTLKNPPKKKMKLMRSEGPDVSVKIELDPQGEAAQSANESKNE